A single genomic interval of uncultured Cohaesibacter sp. harbors:
- a CDS encoding M20 family metallopeptidase: MSRTPLDIESYLKDLETLVNIDSGSHDRAGVLKVSEFFTEEFTKLGWHVSSHEVDDALAPCLEICSPNAGDTFDILILGHMDTVFPKGTAEERPFRIEDGRAYGPGVMDMKAGDLFALYLARALHQSGEDMPSICVAFNSHEEIGSRKARPWIEALAAKSKRAFILEPARANGDLVYERKGCSRYHLAFHGKAAHSGVDPQNGASAVNELAHWVIELHKLTNFDEGLNLNAGLVSGGTSVNAIAEQAEAEVDVRLVTLEQAQRVQDRIDAMQKAPFTEGVRVDVSGGMTRPPMNANEKTKALCSRIDALAKQLDIQFGWQKTGGGSDGNFTASLGLPTIDGMGPIGGRAHSREEYLEVDSIAERFALLVEIVRDFKNS; encoded by the coding sequence ATGAGCAGGACACCGCTTGATATCGAGAGTTATCTCAAAGACCTTGAAACTCTGGTCAATATCGACAGTGGCAGCCACGACAGGGCCGGCGTTCTCAAGGTTTCGGAGTTTTTTACCGAAGAATTCACAAAGCTTGGATGGCATGTGTCCAGCCATGAAGTTGATGACGCTTTGGCGCCTTGTCTGGAAATATGCAGCCCGAATGCCGGAGACACATTCGATATCCTCATTCTGGGCCATATGGACACGGTCTTCCCAAAGGGAACCGCAGAAGAAAGACCTTTCCGCATCGAGGACGGTCGGGCTTATGGCCCCGGCGTCATGGATATGAAGGCAGGGGATCTGTTTGCGCTCTATCTTGCGCGCGCCTTGCATCAAAGCGGCGAGGATATGCCCTCGATCTGTGTGGCATTCAACAGCCATGAAGAGATCGGGTCGCGTAAGGCCCGTCCATGGATTGAGGCGCTGGCCGCGAAAAGCAAGCGGGCCTTCATTCTGGAACCGGCCCGCGCCAATGGCGATCTTGTCTATGAGCGCAAAGGGTGCAGCCGTTATCATCTGGCCTTTCATGGCAAGGCTGCCCATTCCGGCGTCGATCCGCAAAATGGGGCCAGTGCTGTCAACGAGCTTGCCCATTGGGTGATCGAACTGCACAAGCTAACCAATTTTGACGAGGGGCTCAATCTCAATGCCGGTCTGGTATCGGGTGGCACCTCTGTCAATGCCATCGCGGAACAGGCCGAGGCTGAGGTTGATGTGCGACTCGTTACCCTTGAACAGGCACAGCGGGTGCAAGATCGTATCGATGCAATGCAGAAAGCGCCTTTCACCGAAGGTGTGCGCGTTGACGTGAGCGGAGGCATGACGCGGCCGCCGATGAATGCAAACGAAAAAACCAAAGCACTGTGCAGCCGTATCGACGCACTGGCCAAGCAGCTTGATATCCAGTTTGGCTGGCAGAAAACCGGTGGCGGGTCGGATGGTAATTTTACGGCCTCTCTTGGCCTGCCCACGATCGATGGCATGGGGCCGATTGGCGGTCGGGCGCACAGCCGTGAAGAGTATCTCGAAGTAGACAGTATTGCCGAGCGCTTTGCCCTTCTTGTCGAAATCGTACGTGATTTCAAAAACAGCTGA
- the dcuC gene encoding C4-dicarboxylate transporter DcuC: protein MTGFLIGLVITVVVAWLIIKKYQAHTVLLIAGLLLLSLTLLVQPETSILFKNAKSTGLSLFDIFDYVRGSLAYRAAGLGLIIMSAGGFAKYMDHIGATDAMVDVAIRPLKLLNAPYVVLALGYAVGQVLNIFIPSAAGLAMLLLVTFYPTLVRLGVSAAAAAAMIGTTAVLDLGPASGASNLAAKTSELDVAVYFAQHQIPVGIAAIIVISLLTYVSGRYFDGKAGHVATAEEASEVSQNENIKRAPTFYALLPIIPLSLILIFSKLLISSVKLNVVTAMIIGALFAFVCELIRHRNGKEAAKGFMAFFDGMGKMFARIVSLIVCAEVFAAGLKTIGMVSFLIDAAQNAGFGITAMTIVMCLMVTVIAVITGSGNAAFFSFGHLAPNIASSFGATAVSMLLPMQLVAGLARSMSPVAGVIIAVSDAGNCTPIDIVKRTALPVVGGIVTVVLISVIFA, encoded by the coding sequence ATGACCGGATTTTTAATCGGCCTAGTGATTACCGTGGTGGTGGCTTGGCTCATCATCAAGAAGTATCAGGCCCACACAGTGCTGCTGATCGCAGGCTTGCTGCTGCTCAGCCTCACGCTGCTGGTTCAGCCAGAAACATCAATTCTGTTCAAAAATGCCAAGAGCACAGGGCTGTCTCTGTTTGACATTTTCGACTATGTCCGCGGTTCTCTTGCCTATCGTGCTGCAGGCCTTGGTCTGATCATCATGTCTGCTGGCGGCTTTGCCAAATATATGGACCATATCGGCGCAACCGATGCCATGGTTGATGTGGCCATTCGTCCGCTCAAGCTGCTGAATGCACCTTATGTGGTCCTGGCTTTGGGCTACGCAGTTGGGCAGGTGCTCAACATCTTCATTCCAAGTGCTGCTGGCCTTGCCATGCTCTTGCTGGTGACGTTCTACCCAACGCTGGTGCGTCTGGGGGTGAGCGCTGCTGCTGCTGCTGCCATGATTGGCACCACTGCCGTGCTTGACCTTGGTCCTGCATCGGGCGCTTCCAACCTGGCGGCCAAAACCTCAGAACTTGATGTGGCTGTGTATTTTGCACAGCATCAGATTCCGGTCGGCATTGCGGCAATCATCGTCATTTCGCTGCTAACCTATGTGTCTGGACGCTATTTCGATGGCAAGGCCGGTCATGTGGCTACGGCTGAAGAGGCAAGCGAGGTGTCCCAAAATGAGAACATCAAGCGGGCTCCGACTTTCTACGCGTTGCTGCCGATTATTCCGCTATCCTTGATCCTGATTTTCTCCAAGCTGCTGATCAGCTCTGTTAAGCTCAATGTGGTGACAGCCATGATCATCGGTGCCCTGTTCGCGTTTGTTTGCGAGTTGATCCGGCATCGCAACGGCAAAGAAGCAGCCAAGGGCTTCATGGCCTTCTTTGATGGCATGGGCAAGATGTTTGCCCGCATCGTCAGCCTGATCGTTTGTGCGGAAGTCTTTGCTGCCGGTCTGAAGACCATCGGCATGGTGAGCTTTCTCATCGATGCGGCGCAGAATGCCGGTTTTGGAATCACCGCCATGACCATAGTCATGTGCCTGATGGTGACTGTGATTGCTGTTATCACCGGCTCTGGCAATGCGGCCTTCTTCTCCTTTGGGCATCTGGCTCCCAATATTGCTTCCAGCTTTGGTGCAACGGCTGTGTCCATGCTGCTGCCGATGCAGCTGGTCGCCGGTCTGGCGCGCTCCATGTCTCCTGTCGCAGGTGTCATCATCGCAGTGAGTGATGCGGGCAATTGTACCCCGATCGACATCGTCAAGCGCACCGCACTGCCGGTTGTCGGCGGCATCGTAACCGTGGTTCTCATATCTGTGATCTTTGCCTAG
- a CDS encoding alpha/beta hydrolase — protein sequence MSVPSPRPSSVDALMARLPGRQSIDVNGLSVSYRAMGEGAPILFLHGLLGSADSWVLQLLGLSDRYRVISWDAPGYGQSDGVEAPDIELFVKQLQGFISELGLAAPVLVGHSMGGVLAARLAAAPRQPVSRLVLSCTHPGYGAPRDTPPTQKLQDRMVALKQEGPVAYGRERAGAMVAHPIDPFLLEVAAHVAAGTRPDGLFTATRMLQFADLRSHYQHIEVPTKVLFAERDPVVQPALSAELKELTPFALHETLPDVGHAPYLEDADSYERAITTFLNEETDLTKAR from the coding sequence ATGTCAGTTCCTTCTCCCCGTCCATCAAGCGTCGACGCCCTTATGGCGCGTCTTCCCGGCCGCCAGAGCATTGATGTCAATGGCCTTTCGGTTTCTTATCGCGCCATGGGGGAGGGGGCGCCCATTCTCTTCCTACACGGCCTTTTGGGGAGCGCTGATAGCTGGGTGCTTCAGCTGCTGGGCCTATCGGACCGTTACCGGGTGATCTCTTGGGATGCGCCCGGCTATGGTCAGTCCGATGGTGTCGAAGCCCCCGATATCGAGCTGTTCGTGAAACAATTGCAGGGCTTCATTTCAGAGCTCGGTCTCGCTGCTCCTGTTCTGGTTGGCCATTCAATGGGCGGCGTGTTGGCAGCCCGGCTGGCGGCAGCCCCCCGTCAGCCGGTCTCCCGGCTCGTGCTTTCCTGTACCCATCCCGGTTATGGTGCGCCCCGCGATACACCTCCCACGCAGAAGCTTCAGGACCGCATGGTGGCACTCAAGCAAGAGGGGCCGGTTGCCTATGGACGCGAAAGGGCTGGCGCCATGGTTGCCCATCCTATCGATCCGTTCCTGCTGGAGGTGGCCGCTCATGTGGCGGCTGGCACGCGGCCGGACGGCTTGTTTACGGCGACCCGCATGCTGCAATTTGCCGATCTGCGCTCGCATTACCAGCATATCGAAGTGCCTACCAAGGTGCTGTTTGCGGAACGCGATCCTGTTGTGCAGCCCGCTCTTAGCGCTGAGCTGAAAGAGCTTACTCCCTTTGCGCTTCATGAAACTTTGCCCGATGTCGGACATGCCCCCTATCTGGAGGATGCTGATAGTTACGAAAGGGCCATAACCACGTTTCTCAACGAAGAAACGGATTTGACAAAAGCGCGCTAG
- a CDS encoding LysR family transcriptional regulator: MNIKALMAFQAVITEGSVSGAARAMHLSQPAVSRLIAILEAELRLTLFKREKKRLRLTEEGAAFNREAHRILAGLREIPAIADEIRANRPKRLRMVTMPRTALSVVAPSVARFSKEYPEVKLSLDVRSHRDIESWINGREYDLSFGNVPISFRSARSTPLVRAVFEVLMPADHPFTKKTHVTLEDLAGETLVQNFPGMLLRRQTDMMFDAQSIRIEKEILAGTSQITEHLVAHGAGLTIIDRLSTLAMDQSLVTTRPLLPERWVSFGVIRHCEDDPDPMVSTLIDMLRDKIEDYAVPGSIIPVPLEE, translated from the coding sequence ATGAACATTAAGGCCTTGATGGCATTTCAGGCGGTGATTACCGAGGGGTCTGTGAGCGGTGCAGCCCGCGCCATGCATTTGAGCCAACCGGCCGTCAGCCGCCTGATTGCCATTCTGGAAGCAGAGTTGAGGCTGACTCTGTTCAAACGCGAGAAAAAGCGCCTCCGACTTACAGAGGAAGGCGCCGCTTTTAACCGTGAAGCGCATCGTATATTGGCGGGCCTCAGGGAGATCCCTGCCATTGCCGATGAAATCCGCGCCAATCGCCCCAAACGACTGAGAATGGTGACCATGCCCCGCACGGCGCTTTCGGTCGTGGCACCAAGCGTGGCGCGTTTTTCAAAGGAATATCCGGAGGTCAAACTGTCGCTGGATGTGCGATCTCACCGCGATATCGAAAGCTGGATCAATGGACGGGAATATGATCTCAGCTTTGGCAATGTGCCTATCAGCTTCCGCTCGGCCAGAAGCACACCGCTGGTCAGAGCCGTGTTCGAGGTATTGATGCCAGCCGACCACCCCTTCACCAAGAAAACACATGTGACGCTTGAAGATCTGGCCGGCGAAACTCTGGTGCAGAATTTTCCCGGCATGCTGCTGCGACGCCAGACCGACATGATGTTCGATGCGCAAAGCATCCGGATCGAGAAGGAAATTCTTGCGGGCACATCCCAGATTACCGAGCATCTGGTGGCGCATGGTGCCGGACTGACCATCATCGACAGGCTCAGCACGCTGGCTATGGACCAGAGCCTCGTAACCACAAGACCTCTGCTTCCTGAACGATGGGTCTCATTCGGGGTCATTCGTCACTGCGAAGACGATCCCGACCCGATGGTCAGCACGCTCATCGACATGCTGCGCGACAAGATCGAGGACTATGCGGTTCCCGGCTCGATCATTCCGGTGCCCCTTGAAGAGTAA
- a CDS encoding DeoR/GlpR family DNA-binding transcription regulator, translating into MIPAERQRRIRQAIETKGMVSFAEMAEILDVSQMTVRRDMQSLERQGHLTLVSGGAERVGRFFTELPMSEKRTLQHAEKAAIAREAVKMVRPGSAIYFDAGTTCLAIAEEIVKRPELRDSIIAVTNDFTVINQFMLNSGCRLYHTGGEVLRENKSCIGELTSRVISGLNIDLAFLSSSSWNETWMSTPNEAKIAVKIAAIKASERTVLVTDTSKFGKVGFFNVIKLQELDAVITDSALSPDIQEHLVRTGVNLKLVDPVIDDEDLDEGASA; encoded by the coding sequence ATGATACCTGCTGAAAGACAACGTCGTATTCGTCAGGCAATTGAGACCAAGGGCATGGTCAGTTTTGCTGAAATGGCTGAAATACTTGATGTTTCCCAGATGACGGTTCGACGCGACATGCAGTCGCTGGAGCGTCAGGGGCATTTGACGCTGGTTTCGGGCGGTGCGGAGCGTGTGGGGCGCTTCTTTACCGAATTGCCGATGAGCGAAAAGCGCACCCTTCAACATGCTGAGAAGGCTGCCATTGCACGGGAAGCGGTGAAAATGGTGCGACCGGGCAGTGCCATCTATTTCGATGCTGGCACGACCTGTCTTGCGATTGCCGAGGAAATCGTCAAACGGCCTGAGCTGCGTGATTCCATTATCGCGGTGACCAACGACTTTACCGTCATCAATCAGTTTATGCTGAATTCGGGCTGCCGCCTTTATCACACGGGTGGCGAAGTGTTGCGCGAGAATAAATCCTGCATCGGCGAGCTGACTTCGCGCGTCATCAGTGGTCTGAATATCGATCTTGCTTTTCTTTCCTCCTCATCGTGGAATGAAACATGGATGTCGACCCCCAACGAAGCCAAGATTGCCGTCAAGATTGCGGCGATCAAAGCGTCCGAGCGTACGGTTCTGGTGACGGACACCTCGAAATTCGGCAAAGTGGGCTTCTTCAATGTCATCAAGCTACAAGAGCTGGATGCCGTGATCACCGACAGTGCCCTGTCTCCTGATATTCAGGAGCATCTTGTGCGAACCGGGGTTAATCTCAAGCTCGTTGATCCCGTCATTGATGACGAAGACCTAGACGAAGGGGCGTCGGCCTAG
- a CDS encoding aldolase, with the protein MTNQDTITQMCRLCASLYDRGYAVGGAGNVSVRTESGGFIVTPTGSSLGRLDPDKLAEFDENGTLISDYRPSKEFAFHKGLYEVRPDIGAVVHLHSTYLTALSCLENLDRDNALRAFTPYYVMRVGYLPVVPYYRPGAPEIARDLESLARKHPVNAFLLASHGVVVLGKTIEEAVGNAEELEETAKLFFLLDGKPLHYLNEAEVAELRQ; encoded by the coding sequence ATGACCAACCAAGACACAATCACCCAGATGTGCCGCCTGTGCGCAAGCTTGTATGATCGCGGCTATGCCGTTGGCGGCGCTGGCAATGTCTCGGTCCGAACAGAGAGCGGAGGCTTTATTGTGACGCCGACTGGCAGCAGTTTGGGGCGTCTTGATCCAGACAAGCTGGCCGAGTTCGATGAGAATGGAACATTGATCAGCGACTATCGGCCATCAAAGGAATTCGCCTTCCATAAAGGGCTATATGAAGTGCGGCCGGATATCGGGGCTGTCGTGCATTTGCATTCCACCTATCTTACGGCATTGTCATGCCTTGAGAATCTGGATAGAGACAATGCCTTACGGGCTTTTACGCCCTACTATGTTATGCGGGTCGGGTATTTGCCTGTTGTGCCATATTATCGTCCCGGTGCGCCTGAGATTGCGCGGGATCTGGAAAGTCTGGCCAGGAAGCATCCGGTCAATGCCTTTCTGCTGGCGTCCCATGGCGTGGTGGTTTTGGGAAAAACCATTGAAGAAGCCGTTGGCAATGCCGAAGAACTGGAAGAAACAGCCAAGCTGTTCTTCCTGCTTGATGGAAAACCGCTTCATTATTTGAATGAAGCTGAAGTGGCCGAACTTAGGCAGTAG
- the otnK gene encoding 3-oxo-tetronate kinase, which translates to MLLGVIADDFTGATDIAGFLVANGLATTQLIGVPSDGIEVDAEAIVISLKSRSCPADEAIAESLQALEWLRAKGCKRIFQKYCSTFDSSKEGNIGPVADALLDALDDSLTVVCPALPINGRTIYNGYLFVNGVLLEESGMRNHPITPMTDSSLIRLMEGQSAGRCGVVPAETIDEGVKAVKEALEAARAEGKRYMVLDSITDTHLDIVGEAVMNMPLVTGGSGLGAGIARALKQPDQADAEDAAKAGAAQPGRGIVLAGSCSTMTNRQVALYKAKAPSRAVEPERCMANAEGYGKELAAWVLDQPSGPDCLSPMLHATADPETLQTIQKKYGAKASNAIEQTFAVVSGILAEQGITRFVVAGGETSGAAVKALALSGFAIGPQIAPGVPWVRAIDKPYSLALKSGNFGAETFFFDCQMPEALAGLTLSDQ; encoded by the coding sequence TTGTTATTGGGCGTGATTGCTGACGATTTCACCGGAGCGACCGATATTGCCGGGTTTCTGGTTGCCAACGGGCTGGCCACGACACAGTTGATCGGGGTTCCCTCGGACGGCATCGAGGTGGATGCCGAAGCCATTGTGATTTCGCTGAAGTCGCGGTCCTGTCCTGCCGACGAGGCGATTGCAGAAAGTCTGCAAGCCCTTGAATGGCTGCGCGCGAAAGGGTGCAAGCGGATTTTCCAGAAATACTGCTCCACCTTCGATTCCAGCAAGGAAGGCAATATCGGCCCCGTGGCTGACGCTCTGCTGGATGCCCTTGATGATAGCTTGACGGTGGTTTGCCCCGCTCTGCCGATCAATGGCCGTACGATCTACAACGGCTATCTGTTCGTCAATGGTGTGTTGCTGGAAGAATCGGGCATGCGCAATCATCCCATCACCCCCATGACAGACAGCAGTCTGATACGCCTTATGGAAGGCCAGTCTGCGGGCCGCTGTGGGGTTGTTCCTGCAGAAACCATCGACGAAGGCGTCAAGGCAGTCAAAGAGGCTTTGGAAGCTGCACGAGCAGAGGGTAAACGCTATATGGTGCTGGACAGCATTACGGATACCCATCTGGACATCGTTGGTGAAGCCGTCATGAACATGCCGCTCGTAACCGGCGGGTCCGGCTTGGGGGCTGGCATAGCCAGAGCCCTGAAACAGCCTGATCAGGCCGACGCGGAAGACGCGGCAAAAGCAGGGGCTGCGCAACCGGGGCGGGGGATTGTTCTTGCCGGGTCTTGCTCCACGATGACCAACCGACAGGTTGCCCTTTATAAGGCCAAAGCTCCGTCACGCGCCGTCGAACCGGAACGCTGCATGGCCAATGCTGAGGGGTATGGCAAAGAGCTGGCCGCATGGGTGCTTGATCAGCCATCCGGGCCGGACTGTCTTTCCCCTATGTTGCATGCCACAGCTGACCCTGAAACGCTGCAGACCATACAGAAGAAATATGGCGCGAAGGCATCCAACGCCATTGAGCAGACCTTCGCCGTTGTCTCGGGCATTCTGGCAGAGCAGGGCATCACGCGCTTTGTCGTTGCCGGTGGAGAAACGTCCGGGGCGGCCGTTAAGGCGCTGGCGCTTTCCGGCTTTGCCATCGGCCCGCAGATCGCTCCGGGTGTGCCATGGGTACGCGCTATCGATAAGCCTTATTCGCTGGCTCTCAAATCGGGCAATTTTGGCGCGGAGACCTTCTTCTTCGATTGTCAAATGCCGGAGGCGCTGGCTGGATTGACCCTGTCGGACCAATAA
- a CDS encoding histidine phosphatase family protein gives MIDMTTKIYLVRHGETEWNRDDRMQGQQDSLLTAKGRVQAKRTGRTLASVGADNLPTWVSPLGRAVATSALIAEEVALGPVMLEPRVKEVGLGSWEGWTGEEIARLHGEALADIPRSAWGFYSPDGEGFELAARRVKEWLGERTESAILVIAHGMIGRVFRGLLTSMTPEEAMISNVPQDAIWCFHEGHLTELAVEGLS, from the coding sequence ATGATCGACATGACAACCAAGATCTATCTGGTGCGACATGGCGAGACCGAGTGGAACCGCGATGACCGGATGCAGGGCCAGCAGGACTCACTGTTGACGGCCAAAGGCCGGGTACAGGCCAAGCGTACAGGTCGTACCCTTGCCAGTGTGGGGGCAGACAATCTGCCCACCTGGGTCAGCCCGCTTGGGCGGGCTGTGGCCACCTCTGCATTGATTGCAGAGGAGGTGGCTCTGGGGCCGGTCATGCTGGAACCGCGCGTCAAGGAAGTGGGTCTCGGCTCCTGGGAGGGGTGGACTGGCGAGGAGATTGCCCGTCTTCATGGGGAGGCACTCGCCGACATCCCACGCTCTGCCTGGGGGTTTTACAGCCCGGATGGCGAAGGGTTCGAGCTTGCTGCCCGCCGCGTCAAGGAATGGCTCGGCGAGCGCACTGAAAGCGCAATCCTGGTGATTGCTCATGGCATGATCGGGCGGGTTTTTCGAGGGCTTCTGACGAGCATGACGCCCGAAGAAGCGATGATCTCAAATGTGCCGCAGGATGCCATCTGGTGCTTTCATGAAGGACATTTGACCGAGTTGGCTGTGGAAGGCCTGTCGTGA
- a CDS encoding TRAP transporter large permease → MLGLILFGGFAFFLVLGLPVGFGLALASVAAIFYKGFPIALFGQRMFTAVDSFPLMAIPLFMLAGSLMGHGGITRRIINFTLSFVGNVRGSLGHVVSLSGVIMGGISGSGVADVAALGSVMIPEMKDRKYDAGFSAALVACSGSIGLIVPPSIAIIIYGVATQSSIGDLFMAAIAPGVLIGLGFLAYSYYFARKMGYPKEGKVSHQEKCRRFKDASWALMMPIIIIGGIRMGIFTPTEGGAVVSVYALFVGMFVYKEITLAKIPRICMEAAIATAVISAIIASTSLFGWLLTSEQIPQYLAGKILSLTDNKYILLLLINVMLLIVGMFIDSGPAILLLTPILGPVASSLGIDPVQFGLVMVINLTIGLLTPPVGTAMYVAANISGVPALKLTKSFVPFWMIMIAVLMLVTFVPAFTTWAS, encoded by the coding sequence GTGCTTGGCTTGATCTTGTTTGGCGGATTTGCCTTTTTCCTTGTTCTCGGTCTGCCTGTCGGTTTCGGACTGGCGCTGGCCTCTGTCGCAGCGATTTTCTACAAGGGCTTTCCAATTGCCCTTTTCGGACAGCGCATGTTTACCGCCGTGGATTCTTTTCCCTTGATGGCGATTCCGCTGTTCATGTTGGCCGGTTCCCTGATGGGGCACGGTGGCATTACGCGCCGGATCATCAATTTCACCCTGTCCTTTGTTGGCAATGTGCGGGGCAGTCTGGGCCATGTGGTTTCGCTAAGTGGCGTCATCATGGGGGGCATTTCCGGCTCTGGTGTGGCGGATGTGGCTGCGCTGGGCTCGGTCATGATCCCCGAGATGAAAGACCGCAAATATGATGCGGGCTTCTCCGCAGCGCTTGTTGCCTGCTCGGGCAGCATCGGGCTGATTGTTCCGCCATCTATCGCCATCATCATCTATGGTGTTGCGACGCAGTCGTCGATTGGCGATTTGTTCATGGCCGCCATTGCGCCGGGTGTGCTTATCGGTCTGGGCTTCCTGGCCTACTCCTACTATTTCGCCCGCAAAATGGGCTATCCCAAAGAAGGCAAGGTGAGCCATCAGGAAAAATGCCGCCGCTTCAAGGATGCCAGCTGGGCGCTGATGATGCCTATCATCATCATCGGTGGTATCCGCATGGGGATCTTCACCCCGACGGAAGGTGGCGCGGTTGTGTCTGTTTATGCGCTGTTTGTCGGCATGTTTGTCTATAAGGAAATCACCCTCGCCAAGATCCCGCGCATCTGCATGGAAGCGGCTATTGCAACGGCTGTCATCTCCGCCATCATCGCGTCGACGTCCCTTTTCGGCTGGCTGCTGACCAGTGAGCAGATTCCGCAATATCTGGCAGGCAAGATCCTGTCGTTGACGGACAACAAATATATCCTGTTGCTTCTCATCAACGTCATGCTGCTCATCGTTGGCATGTTTATCGATAGCGGACCGGCCATTCTGTTGCTGACGCCCATTCTCGGCCCTGTTGCATCAAGCCTTGGCATTGATCCTGTTCAGTTCGGCCTTGTCATGGTCATCAACCTTACGATTGGCCTGCTGACGCCACCGGTCGGGACCGCCATGTATGTCGCGGCGAACATTTCCGGAGTTCCGGCGCTCAAGCTGACCAAGAGTTTTGTTCCCTTCTGGATGATCATGATTGCGGTCCTGATGCTTGTGACCTTCGTTCCGGCCTTCACCACATGGGCATCCTGA
- a CDS encoding TRAP transporter small permease, whose protein sequence is MEKLDTFIHRTLLWIIASLMFVMMGLTFTQVVARYLMHHSLSWSEEVGRYVFVWISFLGLAAAFRSGAHVALDILSDILSPAPRRVLAVINTSFIFILAIALFFGGIALMKFGMNQRSPALDLPMYLVYLVIPFSGIALGYFALRAVWGHLTAKLED, encoded by the coding sequence ATGGAAAAGCTAGACACATTTATTCACCGAACGCTGCTCTGGATCATAGCAAGCCTCATGTTCGTCATGATGGGCCTTACCTTCACGCAGGTCGTTGCACGCTATCTGATGCATCATTCTCTGAGCTGGTCTGAAGAAGTCGGACGGTATGTCTTCGTCTGGATTTCCTTTCTCGGTCTGGCGGCGGCCTTTCGCTCGGGTGCCCATGTCGCGCTCGACATTCTATCCGATATTCTGTCTCCCGCTCCGCGTCGGGTGCTAGCAGTCATCAATACATCCTTTATCTTCATTCTGGCGATTGCCCTGTTCTTTGGCGGCATTGCGCTGATGAAATTCGGTATGAACCAACGCAGTCCGGCTTTGGATCTGCCCATGTATCTCGTTTATCTGGTCATCCCCTTCAGCGGGATTGCTCTTGGCTATTTCGCATTGCGCGCGGTTTGGGGCCACCTGACCGCCAAACTGGAGGACTGA
- a CDS encoding TRAP transporter substrate-binding protein: MKSLLSLASKPLAFCALAALVTLGVPGQSRADDVLTLKLGHIQSEKDLWHFGAEKFKEELEARSDGKITLAIYPNSTLGGDRDLVEGMQMGTVDFGLIAGVLGNFERSIQLLELPYLFHSQDEFNTVIHGEIGGEIAQNVLDQANIRILNWWDRGPREVTSNKPINGLEDLQGLKIRVPEIPAMVTTWREIGANPTPMAWSEVYTGLEQNVIEAQENPIPFIYGGRINEVQKYIAFTDHKYEYVTIAMSNVRWQQLTEEQQKIVTEAAAAATEAENKAVSEQAEKLLQEMVDGGLQVTHPDNGPIAAAATKAHEAFAKDVNLDLYNRIQKTLGR; encoded by the coding sequence ATGAAGAGTCTATTGTCCCTGGCTTCAAAGCCACTGGCCTTTTGTGCCCTCGCAGCACTGGTAACTCTGGGTGTTCCAGGGCAAAGCCGCGCTGATGATGTGCTCACACTGAAGCTGGGCCATATTCAGTCTGAGAAAGACCTGTGGCACTTCGGCGCCGAGAAATTCAAGGAAGAGCTGGAAGCTCGTTCCGATGGCAAAATCACATTGGCCATCTATCCCAACTCCACGTTGGGTGGTGACCGCGATCTGGTTGAAGGCATGCAGATGGGCACGGTTGATTTCGGCCTGATTGCTGGTGTGCTTGGCAACTTCGAACGCTCTATCCAGTTGCTTGAATTGCCCTATCTGTTCCACTCCCAAGATGAGTTCAACACCGTTATTCATGGTGAAATCGGTGGTGAGATTGCTCAGAATGTGTTGGATCAAGCCAATATCCGCATCCTGAACTGGTGGGATCGCGGCCCGCGTGAGGTTACCTCCAACAAGCCGATCAACGGTCTGGAAGATCTGCAAGGGCTGAAAATCCGTGTGCCTGAAATTCCGGCTATGGTCACGACTTGGCGTGAAATCGGTGCCAACCCGACACCGATGGCCTGGAGTGAGGTCTATACCGGTCTTGAGCAAAATGTGATTGAAGCTCAGGAAAACCCGATCCCGTTCATCTATGGTGGCCGCATCAACGAAGTGCAGAAATATATCGCCTTCACCGATCACAAATATGAATATGTCACCATCGCCATGAGCAATGTCCGCTGGCAACAGCTGACAGAAGAACAGCAGAAAATCGTCACCGAAGCTGCCGCCGCTGCAACCGAAGCAGAAAATAAGGCTGTCAGCGAGCAGGCTGAAAAACTCCTGCAGGAAATGGTCGATGGTGGTCTGCAGGTTACCCATCCCGATAATGGTCCGATCGCGGCTGCCGCAACAAAGGCCCATGAAGCTTTTGCCAAAGACGTCAATCTCGACCTCTATAACCGCATCCAGAAAACTCTGGGCCGGTAA